CGCTGATGGACTTGAGGACCGCTCTCCATCTAGCAGTCTtatctggagaaaaaaaaaataaagaattggTAGAGCCATAGATACAAAGGGtgtgtgaaataaaataaattaagggaaaggggggatacctagccaGTTGCACATCTGAATGCATTTAACCGAAATGTgacttccgcatttaacccaacccctctgaatcagagaggaagAGCTCTGCATCACGTAAAGGGAAAAGCtgttgctcacacacacacacgatcactGTCTCTCACCGACCACATGGAGAACAGTAGACGACACCAGGTTGCCGTCCTGATCTCGAATCTCatacatcccatcatgctttgcACTCAGCCTGGTGATGACCACCTCGTTGACAGTCCTATTTCTCCCCAGAGAGATGAGGCCCCAGTACCGGGAGTCCTGATCCACAATATGCCCGTCCCTGATCAGCTGCACGGGGCGGGAGTACCGGGAGTCAAGGGGAACATTGGAGGGGTTGGACGGGTGCAGGGAGGGGGTAAAAATGAGGTGGACATgagggacagggagaaacaggggaaGGTTTAGCGACTCCTTGAAGTAGCGGGTGACATTGAAGGTGTGCCCTGCACCCACACAGGTGATAAtgaggagcgagaaagagagtatGGGAAAGAGTGGAGAGGAATGAGGATGGTGAGGGACATCCAGATGAAAGAAAGAATCAGATAGATACAAGCATTAAGTGTCAGTTTGGACAATTTATCAGACTGCTCTAAAAACTGATATCGCTTTCTCATCTCCACCGCTCTCTTAACCCTCCGTCTAGATATTTTTGATATTTCCAGTGCTCACCATTGACAGTGAGTTTGCTGCGGGAGATTACTTTCCCATTCTCGTCTCTGAGGGTGTAGTTTCCCTGGTCTGCCTGGGTCACCCTCTCTGCCACCCAGACCCTCCCGTCCGACCCCAGCCTCCCCCGGCCCGCCTCACTGGTCTCGAGGTCTGTCCGGTTCCACAGTACCACCGGCTGGGAATCAGGGGGGGAGCCCTGGGGTGAAAACTCCAGCAGGGAGCCATCTTTAGGGATGTTGTGCTGAAAAGTCTCCCCATAGCCCCGTCTGAAAGTTTTTATACATtctgagaaagggagaaagagagagagatgacattgAGTTATAAAATGTTTCAAATGTCATACAATCAATTTCCACAGATATAATTAATCATTATATAGTATTATAGAGAAAGAAACATGCAGTAGAAAAAaattgagagaaagaggtggTGAGCGGTAGTCCCTGAGGCTGAGTAGTACCTGAGACAGTGAGGCGAACGGTCTCATCTGTGAATCCAGAGGACAGCTTGATAGAGTAGAGTCCCTGGTCACCGTGTGTGACGTCCTTCAACAGCAATGTCCTATCTTTGGTCCACTCAAACCGCGGGTCCTTTAACTACAAGACACAATAGCAATGCTTAGCATACAGGAACCCGCTGTACACATGCTGTacacacactactgtacctacattGTTATTCTCCAGGAGCACTTTTCTTGGTCCTGGAGGGTAGCTGGGGGTAAAGGTCACAATCCTTGACCCTGAGTAGACCGGCAGGCGGAACTCTTGTCCAGAACACACTATCTGGAAGTCTTCATTCCAGCCTGAAAAAGAGAGGGACAAATAGAGGGAGGCAGAATGACATGTAGCACATTGATAGGAAATGAAATGATCAAAATAAAAAAACGTGAATTTTTACAAATCCATGTGTGACTGAGGTTTGAAAAACAACCACAGCGATACTGACAAAGAAaagctacagggagagagagagatgggaaaccAATTCTTCCAACATATTACTACTGTAAAGTAAATCACTGGTTGAACAGCCATCTACGACTGGAACCAACAGCTATAATACTAAAATGTCAACAACAAACAACTCACCCAAAGAGACAGGGATGCTGAGAAGGGCACTCAGTAGGATAGAGAGGTGCATTTTCTGAGGACAGACACAAGACAGCTGTAGAGACACACCCACTGGGTCAGAGTTTAACTGTATAGCAGGTTCTAATTACATCTCACTTCTATCCTTCAAAAAACAGCCTACTTCATAATCTATGGAAGATTTGTTATACATATTTTAACATAGTGTAATATGTGTTAGACAGTGGACAGAAAATTCGTTGTGCAATACAATAGGCTAACAGTACGGTA
The Oncorhynchus mykiss isolate Arlee chromosome 31, USDA_OmykA_1.1, whole genome shotgun sequence genome window above contains:
- the LOC110504917 gene encoding uncharacterized protein LOC110504917 isoform X1, which gives rise to MHLSILLSALLSIPVSLGWNEDFQIVCSGQEFRLPVYSGSRIVTFTPSYPPGPRKVLLENNNLKDPRFEWTKDRTLLLKDVTHGDQGLYSIKLSSGFTDETVRLTVSECIKTFRRGYGETFQHNIPKDGSLLEFSPQGSPPDSQPVVLWNRTDLETSEAGRGRLGSDGRVWVAERVTQADQGNYTLRDENGKVISRSKLTVNGHTFNVTRYFKESLNLPLFLPVPHVHLIFTPSLHPSNPSNVPLDSRYSRPVQLIRDGHIVDQDSRYWGLISLGRNRTVNEVVITRLSAKHDGMYEIRDQDGNLVSSTVLHVVDKTARWRAVLKSISVPSGMFVTLAGFILFMKRYPNCSLTMIINGLRGHHTPAANPPRGNVQDYSPPSPQPYGFYGHSQQIGTPKIWSPRPTHSGYTPVVDSAPLVVDSAPQPSPEPVRTGRQQETDRLSVETATTHYPSREETAGSERVISFSVAGASDCLHTSEDCFQFRIKKEGVEERWRKAEDYFSTLPLDTDTSETCSIYTSDKLNFL
- the LOC110504917 gene encoding uncharacterized protein LOC110504917 isoform X4; translation: MHLSILLSALLSIPVSLGWNEDFQIVCSGQEFRLPVYSGSRIVTFTPSYPPGPRKVLLENNNLKDPRFEWTKDRTLLLKDVTHGDQGLYSIKLSSGFTDETVRLTVSECIKTFRRGYGETFQHNIPKDGSLLEFSPQGSPPDSQPVVLWNRTDLETSEAGRGRLGSDGRVWVAERVTQADQGNYTLRDENGKVISRSKLTVNDKTARWRAVLKSISVPSGMFVTLAGFILFMKRYPNCSLTMIINGLRGHHTPAANPPRGNVQDYSPPSPQPYGFYGHSQQIGTPKIWSPRPTHSGYTPVVDSAPLVVDSAPQPSPEPVRTGRQQETDRLSVETATTHYPSREETAGSERVISFSVAGASDCLHTSEDCFQFRIKKEGVEERWRKAEDYFSTLPLDTDTSETCSIYTSDKLNFL